The following proteins are encoded in a genomic region of Primulina huaijiensis isolate GDHJ02 chromosome 3, ASM1229523v2, whole genome shotgun sequence:
- the LOC140972492 gene encoding uncharacterized protein: MAENRENDRHNPPEAIPIRDHFQVVINIHYSGIAQRTINANNFELKPALINMIQQNQFAGTATSDPHVHLRTFLEITDTGSSKRMASIASIGEPHNMARLKNEIRTFRQTDFEQLYEAWERYKKLLTKCTNHDFEDWVQIELFYKGQNGQTRGIVDEAAGGTIFAKSPDQAYDLLEQMTINSY; encoded by the exons ATGGCTGAAAACAGAGAGAATGATAGACATAACCCACCAGAGGCTATCCCTATCAGAGATCACTTCCAAGTAGTGATCAACATTCATTATTCTGGAATTGCTCAGAGGACTATAAATGCAAACAATTTCGAACTGAAGCCTGCTCTGATAAATATGATTCAGCAGAACCAGTTTGCTGGAACCGCCACTTCAGATCCTCACGTGCACTTGAGAACTTTCCTGGAGATTACTGACACG GGATCAAGCAAGAGGATGGCTTCAATCGCTTCCATTGGGGAGCCTCACAACATGGCACGA TTGAAGAACGAGATCAGAACTTTTAGGCAAACTGATTTTGAGCAGTTGTATGAGGCATGGGAAAGGTATAAAAAGTTGTTGACGAAATGCACAAATCATGATTTTGAAGACTGGGTGCAAATCGAACTATTCTACAAAGGTCAAAATGGGCAAACACGAGGAATAGTGGATGAAGCGGCTGGTGGCACGATCTTTGCCAAATCTCCTGATCAAGCTTATGACTTGCTTGAGCAGATGACTATAAATAGCTACTAG